DNA from Thermomicrobium roseum DSM 5159:
TCTTCCTGACCGGCAGCGGGCTCAAGCATCCGGAACTCCTGCCTGCCGACGAGCAGTGCCCGGTCCTCGAGCCGGACGCTGACTCGCTGCCCGATCCGCCGGTCGGCTGAACCGGCTGGACTCGGTGAGAGCGTGACAGCGCTGGGCTTCAGTGGAGGGGCTGACAGCGTGGGCAGAACACGCTGCTCCGGCCAGCGATCCGGATCCGCGCGAGTCCGGTTCCGCAGCGCGGGCATGGCGTCCCAGCCGGCTTGCCGTATACCTGGAGCCGGGACTGGAAGGAGCCGGCTCGTCCTTGACCGTCGCGGTAATCGCGGATGGTGGTTCCGGCGTTCTCGATCGCTGCCGACAGGACAGTGCGCAGCGCCACCAGCAGCCGCTCGACCTCGTCCAGGGAGAGCGTCTGGCAGCGCCGTGCTGGATGGAGGCGCGCCTGGAATAAGGCCTCGTCCGCGTAGATGTTCCCGATTCCGGCCAGGAGCGCTTGATCGAGCAGTGCTGCCTTGATCGCTGTCCGACGCTCGCGCAGGCGCGACCAGAGCGCGCGTGGGTCGAGGGTCGGATCGAGCGGCTCGGGGCCGAGTCGCGCGGTGAAGGTTTCCCACCCTGCCTGATCGAGGAGAGCGATGCGCCCGAACCGCCGGATGTCCAGATAGCGAAGCAGGAACCGTTGCCGCTGATCGACGAGCGACGGGGGCAAGGGTCGCAGCGAGCGCAGGACCAGCGCCAGGTGACAATGCTTGCCTGGGGCGGTAGCGGGGTGGCTGAGTCGGAGTTCCCCCGTCATGCCGAGATGGATCACGAGCCGGTCACCGTCCTCGAAGCGAGCAGCGAGATACTTCCCGCGCCGTTCGAGTGCGACGATGCGGTGCCGGCGCACGCGGCGGGCGAAGACTGGCCAAGGATCGAGCAGAATATCCTCGGGGTGCTCGCCGCGGAGCGCGCCGATG
Protein-coding regions in this window:
- the mutM gene encoding bifunctional DNA-formamidopyrimidine glycosylase/DNA-(apurinic or apyrimidinic site) lyase — its product is MPELPEVETIRRTLAPVLIGALVIGALRGEHPEDILLDPWPVFARRVRRHRIVALERRGKYLAARFEDGDRLVIHLGMTGELRLSHPATAPGKHCHLALVLRSLRPLPPSLVDQRQRFLLRYLDIRRFGRIALLDQAGWETFTARLGPEPLDPTLDPRALWSRLRERRTAIKAALLDQALLAGIGNIYADEALFQARLHPARRCQTLSLDEVERLLVALRTVLSAAIENAGTTIRDYRDGQGRAGSFQSRLQVYGKPAGTPCPRCGTGLARIRIAGRSSVFCPRCQPLH